The genomic DNA GTGAAGGTGATGGTATCGATTTTCGGCCGTCCCACACCGGTGGAACTGGATTATTTGCAGGTAGAGTTGGCCAAGGTCAAGGTATAGGATAAGATCGTATTTTCGGAGAATAGAGACACGTGGCAAAGAAAGTTGCAGCGTTAGTGAAATTGCAGATACCGGCCGGTCAGGCCAATCCGGCGCCGCCGGTGGGGCCGGCGCTTGGCCAGCGCGGCGTCAACATCATGGAGTTCTGCAAGGCGTTCAACGCCAAGACGCAGAGCGGCAACGGCCTGCTGACTCCCGTGATTATCACGGTGTATTCGGACAAGTCGTTTACGTTCATTACCAAGACGCCGCCGGCGTCGACCCTGTTGAAAATGGCGGCCAAAGTGCCCAAGGGGTCAAGCGTCCCCAACAAAGACAAGATCGGCTCGGTCACCCGTGACCAGGTGCGCGAGATTGCACAGTCCAAGATGGCGGATCTGAACGCCGCCAACGTGGATACCGCCATCAAGATGGTCGAGGGGACCGCCCGCTCGATGGGAATTGAGATCGTATAGTACACGCAAAGGTTCACATTCGCTATCACCTGGTGCGGCATGTCCGGTTCCAGGGAGAATAGGAGAACATGAAACACTCTAAGAAATACTTGTCGTTTCGTGAGAAGGTTGACCGGCGAAAGCGGTACCAGTTGCCGGACGCGGTCAAGATGCTCAAGGAGAACAAGTACGCCAAATTCGACGAATCGGTCGAGGTGGCCATGCGGCTTGGGGTGGACCCCAAGCATGCGGATCAGATGGTACGCGGCACAGTGGCATTGCCCAACGGCACCGGCAAAAGTGTTCGCGTAGCTGTGTTCGCACAGGGCGAGAAGGCGGCCGAGGCCAAAGAGGCGGGCGCCGATTTTGTCGGCTCCGATGACCTGGCCGAAAAGATCAAGGGAGGCTGGACCGATTTCGATGTGGCGGTGGCCACGCCCGACATGATGCGGGTGCTCGGCCCATTGGGAAAGGTGTTGGGGCCGCGCGGCCTGATGCCGAATCCCAAGACCGGGACAGTGACCATGGACATCGCCCGTACCGTCAAAGAGCTTCGCGGCGGACGTATTGAATTCCGTGTCGACCGCCAGTCAAACGTGGCCGTCTCGGTCGGCAAGCTGTCGTTCGGCGAACCTCAGATCGTCGAGAATGTTCACGCGTTCCTGGAGGCAATCATGCGGGCCAAACCGGCATCGGCCAAAGGGACCTATGTGCTCAGCGCGTCGATTTGTTCGACCATGAGCCCGGGTATCAAGCTGGACATTTCGGAACTGACCGCGGCGACGAAGAAGTAGAAAGGACGAGCGAGACATGCCCAAACAGGAAAAAGTAGACGCCGTCACCGAGATCAAGCAGCTCTTCGGCGAGTCGAGTTCCTATTTTGTGACCGAGTATCAGGGCCTGAACGTGGCCGATATGACGGTGCTTCGGAAGAACCTCCGTGAAGGGAGTGTCCGGTATCTGGTTGCCAAGAACACGCTGTTCAAGCTGGCGGCCAAAGAGGCGGGGGCACCGAACCTGGACCAGTTTTTCACCGGTCCGACAGCAGTTGCCTTTGTCCGAAAGGATGCGTCGGTCGCAGCCAAGATCCTCAACGACTCCTTCAAGGAAAAACAGCTCCCCCGCGTGAAGGTGTTCGTGGTGGACAACCACGTGCACGATGGCGCGGACATACAGCGCCTGGCCGATCTGCCGTCGCGCGAGGTGCTTCTGTCGCAGGTGGTGGCGGCGGTCGAATCGCCGCTCTCGGCGCTAGTCGGAGCCGTCGATGCCGTCTTCACCGAATTGATCGGCACGATCGACGCCCTTGCCGAAAAGAAAAAGACGGCCGCGTGATGAACTGACCGAGACGTTGGGGACAGATGCCTCCCTTGCTTCTAAGCGGTTTCGTCTCACCGTTTGGGCAGGCCTGGTCCCGATAGAAAAGTTAAAACGACGAGCAATAGTTGAACGTAGAGTGAGAGGAATGCGACGTGTCAAACGCAGCGATTGTAGAGATTGTTGACAAGATCGCCGGTCTGAGCGCAATGGACCTGGCGGAGTTGTCCAAGGCGATTCAGGATAAGTTCGGCGTCAAAGCGGCTGCCCCGATGGCTATGATGCCGGGCATGATGGCCGGCGGCGGCGCTGCCGCTGCCAAGGTTGAGGAGCAGACCGAGTTTGCGGTCGTCCTGACCTCAGCCGGCGAGAAGAAGATCCAGGTCATCAAAGTGGTCCGCGAGCTGACCAGCCTGGGTCTGAAAGAGGCCAAAGACCTGGTCGAGGCAGCTCCGGCGAAGGTCAAGGAAGGAGTCTCCAAACAGGAGGCCGAGGCCGCCAAAGCCAAGCTCGAAGAGGTTGGCGGGACTGTCGAGATCAAGTAGTCTTGTTGATAACGCCGCGCCGGGAACCAACCGGTTCCCGGCCGGTTGTACAGCACGAGAGCGAAGGTAGTTACAATTTCCCGGTTTGTTGTTTTTGTGATGGTTGATTGACTGCATGAACTGGCTCCCCTGATGGCGTGACCGCCGGGGAGACTCATGAAATAAATGGCAGGATCACCAGTCGTTTCGAACATAGTGCGAATGGCGTCAGCCCGGAGCGGGAATGCCCTGCTTGGCGCGGGCGTTCTGTATTGTAGGAGGGTTCTGTCTTGGCCGAACCAGATGTGAACAGAAAGAGCTACGCGACGATCCCGGACGCGTGCGACATGCCCAACTTCCTCGAGGTCCAGGTCGCGGCATACGAAGAATTCCTGCAGGCCTATGTCCCGCCGCACAAGCGGGCCGTAAAGGGACTGCACCAGATTTTCTCCGAGATCTTCCCGGTGACGGACATCCACGAGAACTACTCGCTGGAATACGTCAATTACTATCTCGGACCGACTCGCTACAGCATCGACGAATGCCGCGAGCGGAACATGACCTTTGCCGCTCCCCTGAAAGTGACCATGCGACTGGTGACACGTCAGGGCGAAGGAGACAAAAAGGAAGTCAAGGACATCATCGAACAGGATGTGTACCTTGGCGAACTCCCCTTGATCACCGAGTGGGGTACGTTCATTATCAACGGCGCCGAGCGCGTGATCGTGAGCCAGCTGCACCGCAGCCCCGGTGTTTCGTTCGACGAGGAAATCCATCCCAACGGCAAGAAGTTGTACTCAGCGCGCGTCATTCCCTACCGGGGAAGCTGGCTGGAATTTTCGCTCGACATCAACGACATCATGTACGTGTATGTCGATTCCAAGCGCAAGTTGCCCGTAACCATGCTCTTGCGGGCCATTGGACGTTCGTCCGATGAAGAGCTGATCAATCTCTTCTACAAAACCGAGAAACTAAACCTGAGCGGCAAGAAGGCCAAGGATGTTGAGGGGGCGCACCTCGCCGAGAATGTCATCAACAAAGAGACCGGAGAAGTGCTGTACCCGGCTGCCGAGCCGCTGACCGAGAAGATAGTCGACAAGTTGATCGACGCCGGTTACAAGAGTGTCCATATCGTGCCGCCCGACGAGAAAAACGACGCCCGCATCATATTGAACTCACTGCGCAAGGACCCCACCAAGTCACGGGAAGAAGCGCTGATCAAGATCTATTCCATGGTCCGCCCCGGCGAACCGCCGACGCTTGAGATGGCCGAATCGCTCCTCGACAAACTGTTCTTCAATACTAAGCGGTATGATCTCGGCGAAGTTGGCCGGTACATGATCAACCAGCGTCTCGGCCTTTCGATCCCACTCGACAAGACGGTGTTCGACCCCGAGGACTTCTTTGCGATCACGCGCTATCTTATCGGTCTGCGCAACGACGCCGGTTTCACCGATGATATCGATCACCTGGGGAATCGGCGGGCGCGCACGGTTGGGGAGCTTCTGGCCAATCTGTTCTCAGTGGGCTTGTCGCGTATCGCCCGGACCATTCGTGAGCGGCTGTCGCTGAAAGACCAGGAAAACGTTACCCCACAGTTGCTGGTGAATGCCCGGACGGTATCGTCCGTTATCGAGACCTTCTTCGGTTCGTCGCAGCTGTCACAGTTCATGGACCAGACGAATCCATTGTCTGAGTTGACGCACAAGCGCCGCCTGTCGGCTCTTGGTCCGGGTGGTCTCACCAGGGAGCGTGCCGGGTTTGAAGTGCGCGACGTGCACCATACCCATTACGGTCGCATGTGTCCGATCGAGACGCCGGAAGGTCCGAATATCGGGCTGATCACTTCCATGGCCACGTTTGCCCGCATCAACAAGTACGGTTTCCTGGAGACACCGTATCGCAAAGTGGTTCACGGCAAAGTGACCAATGACATCGAGTATCTGTCCGCCGACCAGGAAGACCGGTATTATATCGCGGGTGCCAACGAGCCGCTCGGCAAAGACGGCAAGTTCGCCAGCGACATGGTGGTGGCGCGCCGTCGCTCCGACTATCCGCTGATAGCTCGCGACGAAGTGCAATACATGGATGTATCCCCTCGCCAGATCGTCTCCGTCGCCGCGTCGCTCGTGCCGTTCCTTGAACACGATGATGCCAACCGCGCCCTCATGGGTTCCAACATGCAGCGCCAGGCGGTGCCGCTTCTGAAGACCGAGTCGCCGGTTATTGGGACCGGCATGGAAAGAAAAGTGGCGGTGGATGCGGGCGTGGTGGTGCGGGCGCGTCGCCCCGGTACCGTCGTATACGCCGACAGTGAGCGCGTGGTTGTACGGCCACAGGTGAAGGTGAAAGCAGGTTCGCTCGGCTATATCGAGGACGACGAGTATCGCCTGACCAAGTACCGCCGCTCCAACCAGGATACCTGTATCAATTACCGACCGGTTGCCAAGCTCGGCGCGGAGGTCAAAGAGGGGGACACCCTGGCTGATGGTCCGGCGGTCGATCGCGGTGAACTGGCGCTTGGCTACAACGCGTTGACGGCGTTCCTGCCGTGGCGCGGTTACAACTATGAGGATGCCATCATTCTCTCTGAGCGGCTCGTGCACGACGATATTTTCACCTCGATCCATATCGAGGAGTTCGAACTGCAGGTCCGCGACACCAAGCGCGGCGCTGAAGAGATAACTCGTGAGATTCCTAACGTGTCCGAAGAGGCACTGCTCAATCTTGACGAGCAGGGGATCGTGCGGGCCGGGGCCGAAGTAGAGGCCGGTGACATTCTCGTCGGTAAGGTGACCCCCAAAGGGGAAACCGAACTGTCGCCGGAGGAGAGATTGTTGAGAGCCATCTTCGGGGAGAAGGCCGGCGACGTGCGGGACGCCTCTTTGAAGGCGCCGCCCGGGATGAAGGGTGTGGTCATCAAGACGCGTGTCTTCTCGCGCAAAGAGCGCACCGAAGAGGCCAAGAAACAAGAGAAGAATGAAATAGCGGCCGTGAAGCGCGCTTTCAATAAGAAGATACTGGATATCCAGTCGCTTCGCGCCAGACGGGTCGGTGAAATGCTCGACGGGCATTCGTCGAAACTGGTACGTTCGGCCGTCGACAATTCCGTTCTGATCCGTTCCGGCCACAAATACAAAGCCGAGTTCTTCGAATCGTTTGATTTCGATAACGCGGTGGCGCCGGAAGGGTACAGTACGGACAACACGACCAACAAGCATGTCGACAGCATTCTGGCCGAAACGGCCCATCTTCTCAACGCCAAGAAGGCGGAGATGGAGATCGAGATCGACAAGATCCAGCGCGGCGCTGAGCTCCCTCCGGGGGTGAAACAGCTCGTCAAAGTGACCATTGCCATCCGTCGCAAGATCCAGGTCGGCGACAAGATGGCCGGACGTCACGGCAACAAGGGCGTTGTTTCCAAGATCGTTCCGATTGAGGACATGCCATACATGACCGACGGCACCACGGTCGATATCATCCTGAACCCTCTGGGTGTGCCGTCACGTATGAACGTTGGCCAGATACTGGAGACGCATCTGGGCTGGGCGGCGCATAAACTGAACGAGACGATCGCCACCCCGGTTTTTGACGGCGCGAAGGTGTCGCAGATCAAGGCCAAGCTGAAAGAAGCAGGTCTTCCCGACAGCGGCAAGATGGTGCTGTATGACGGTCACACCGGTGAGTCGTTCGACAACCCAATCACCGTCGGATACATGTATATGCTCAAGCTGTCGCATCTGGTCGATGACAAGATCCACGCGCGCTCCATCGGCCCCTATTCGCTGGTAACGCAGCAGCCGCTCGGCGGTAAGGCCCAGTTCGGCGGGCAACGTTTTGGCGAAATGGAAGTCTGGGCGTTGGAGGCATACGGCGCGGCGTATACGCTACAGGAGATGCTGACGGTCAAGTCCGATGACGTCACCGGGCGCAGCCGCATCTACGAAGCGATCGTCAAGGGTGAGAACCCGCCGGAGCCAGGGTACCCCGAGGCGTTCAATGTCCTGGTCAAAGAGCTTCAGGCGCTTGGCCTTGATGTCAGGTTGATTGAGAAGTAAGGTCCATGGGTGGTGTCGGCGCTGTCGGATGGCGGCGGCGCCGCACAGGAGTTAGAGGAGTAAGCCATGGTCGATATGTTGAGAGCCCAAGGGCAGCAAAAGAAGCCGTCCGATTTCGCGGCGATTCAGATACAGATCGCCTCGCCGGAGACTATTCTATCGTGGTCCTATGGTGAGGTGACCAAGCCGGAGACCATCAATTACCGGTCGTTCAAACCGGAGCGCGATGGTTTGTTCTGCGAGCGCATTTTCGGTCCGGTCAAGGACTGGGAATGCAACTGCGGCAAATACAAGCGGATCCGCTTCCGCGGCATCGTGTGCGATCGCTGCGGTGTCGAGGTTACACAGTCCAAAGTGCGTCGCGAGCGGATGGGGCATATCGAGCTGGCGGTCCCGGTCTCGCACATATGGTACTTCAAGTCGCTTCCCTCCCGTATCGGCCACATGCTTGACCTCTCTATTCGTGAACTGGAGAAAATCCTTTATTACGAGGCATATATCGTCATCGACCCGGGCAACACGTCATTTGACCTGGGGGGTGTGATTTCCGAAGAAGAGTTCCAGGAACTGGAAGAGGCCGGCAAGCAGTTCGATGCCCGCATGGGCGCCGACGCCATCCGCGAACTGCTCAGGCGTATCGACATGGAAGAAATGGTCGCCACGCTGCGCGCGCAGATCAAAGTGGAGACCTCGGCTCAGCGCAAGAAAGACCTGCTCAAAAGGCTCCGCATATTCGAGGCCTTTCGTCAGTCGAACAACCGTCCGGAATGGATGATCATGAGCATCATCCCGGTGATCCCGCCGGACCTTCGCCCGCTGGTGCCGCTCGAGGGAGGCCGGTTCGCCACCTCCGACTTGAACGATCTGTATCGCCGGGTCATCAACCGTAACAACCGGTTGAAGAAACTGATCGACATTCAGGCGCCCGAAGTCATCCTGCGCAACGAAAAGCGCATGCTGCAGGAAGCGGTCGACGCCCTGTTCGACAACGGACGCCGTACGCATTCGGTGCGCGGGGATTCCAAGCGGCCGCTCAAGTCGCTCTCCGACCTGCTTAAAGGGAAGCAGGGACGGTTCCGCCAGAACCTGCTCGGTAAACGCGTCGACTATTCCGGGCGCTCCGTGATCGTCGTCGGGCCCGAGTTGAAGTTGCACCAGTGCGGTCTCCCCAAGAACATGGCCCTCGAGCTGTTCAAGCCGTTCATCATTATGAAGCTTGAAGAGAAGGGGTACGTGCAAACTGTCAAATCGGCCAAGAAATTGGTGGAAAAAGAACGTCCGGAAGTGTGGGATATTCTCGAGGAAATTATCGAAGATCATCCCGTGATGCTCAACCGTGCCCCTACGCTGCACCGTCTCGGTATTCAGGCATTCTACCCGGTGCTCGTGGAAGGCAAGGCGATTCGGCTGCATCCGCTCGTCTGTGCGGCGTTCAACGCCGACTTCGACGGTGACCAGATGGCCGTGCATGTGCCGCTGTCATTCGAGGCGCAGCTTGAAGCTCAGGTGCTGATGCTTTCCACGCACAACATTCTGGTGCCGTCATCCGGTCGGCCGATCGCCGTGCCGAACCAGGATATTGTGATCGGCTGTTACTACCTGACCAAGAGCCGCAAGGACGCGAAAGGCGAAGGGATGCACTTCATGAATCCCGAAGAAGCGCTTTTTGCCTACGATGCAGGTCAGGTGACTCTGCATTCGCTTATCAATGTCCGCCTTGACGGTCAGATGATTCAGACGACCTGTGGGCGACTCAAGTTTAACGCCATCCTTCCCAAGCAGATGGCCTATTACAACGAAACGACGTCAAAAGGCAAACTCGAAGAGATCGTCAGCCGGTCCTATTGGCTGTACGGTCAGAACGAGACCGTGGCTCTGCTGGACAGGATGAAGCAGACCGGTTTCGAGTGGGCCACCAAAGCCGGCGTCACCATCTCCATCGACGACCTGCTGATTCCCGAGGAAAAGGAGAATCTCATCGAGGCGGCGCAGAAGGAAGTGGCCAAGATCCACAAACGCTACGAGCGAGGTGTGATAACCAGCGGCGAACGGTACAACCAGGTGATCGACACCTGGACCCGCACGACTGCCGAGGTCGGCGAGGTGATGTTCACCAACCTGGCGGCGCAGAACCAGGGGTTCAACCCTGTCTTCATGATGGCGGACTCGGGCGCGCGCGGCTCGAAAGAGCAGATACGCCAGTTGGCAGGCATGCGTGGCCTGATGGCCAAGCCGATGAAGAAAATGACTGGTGTGGTTGGTGAAATTATCGAAACCCCCGTTATTTCCAACTTCCGCGAAGGCCTCAGCGTACAGGAGTACTTCATTTCCACGCACGGCGCCCGCAAGGGGTTGGCCGATACGGCGCTGAAGACTGCCGATGCCGGCTACCTGACCCGTCGTCTGGTCGACGTGGCGCAGGACGTGATCGTGCGCAGTGAGGACTGCGGCACCATTCTGGGTCTTGACGTCGCCACCCTGAAAGAAGGCGAGGAAGTTATCGAGTCGCTGCGCGACCGTATTCTCGGTCGTACGGCGCTCGACGACGTGTACGATCCGATCAGCGAGAATCTGATCGTTGCATCGGGCGATGAGATCAAGGAAGCGGAATCGATAGCCATCGAAGAAGCCGGAATCGAATCGGTCCGTATCCGTTCCGTGCTCACCTGCGAGGCCAAGTACGGTGTCTGTGCCAAGTGCTACGGTCGTAACCTTGCCACGATGCGGATGGTGGATATCGGCGAGGCAGTTGGTGTGATCGCCGCACAATCGATCGGCGAGCCGGGTACCCAGCTCACGCTGCGGACCTTCCACATCGGCGGGACCGCTGCGCGCATCGCCGAGCAGTCACAGGTAGAGACCAAGTACGACGGCATCATCAAGCTCCAGGATATCCGCCTTATCGACCGTGCTGACAGTACTGCCGTGATCGTCAGCCGCGAAGGGGTCGGCGAAGCGCATATTGTCGACGATCGCGGACGAGTGCGTACCCGTCTCAAAGTCCCGTATGCCGCACATCTCCTGGTCAAAGACGGCCAGACGGTCAAGCGGGGGGACATCATTTATGAGTGGGATCCGTACACGGGTGCGATCGTCACGGAACGCGCCGGCAAGATCCGATACAAAGACCTTGTCAAGGATACCACGTTCCGTGAGGAGATCGATGACCAGACCGGTCTGATGCAGCGTAAAGTGGTCGAACATCGTGACAAGACTCTGTTCCCCACGATTGTTGTGGAGGACGACAATGGCAAGACGGTCGGCAGCTATCGCATACCGACGGAAGCGCAATTGCAGATCCATGACGGTCAAGAGGTGTATGCCGGTGACGTGCTTGTCAAAATGCCGCGCATGATTGCAAAATCGCGCGATATCACCGGCGGTCTGCCGCGCGTTGCTGAGTTGTTCGAGGCCCGCCGTCCCCATGACCCGGCCGTCATATCCGAGGTCGACGGCACCGTGGAGTTCGGCAAAATCGTCCGCGGACAACAGCAGATCATCGTCAAAGGGGAACAGGACGAAGTCAAAGAGTACCTGGTCCCACACGGCAAACACCTGATGGTTCACGACGGCGACTTTGTCCGTGCCGGTGACCGTTTGTGCGAAGGGTCGGTTGACCCTCACGACATCCTCAAGATTCTTGGCGTCTACGAGGTGCAGCGGTACCTGGTGAATGAGATTCAGGAAGTATACCGTCTGCAAGGAGTGAAGATCAACGACAAGCACATCGAAGTCATTGTCCGCCAGATGCTTCAGAAGATCATGGTGGACCGCCCGGGGGAGACCAGCTTCCTTGAAGGTGAGAAGGTTGACAAGATCAAGTTTGTCGAAGAAAACTCGCGGGTGATTGCAGAGGGTGGCGAACCGGCCACCGCCGAACCGTTGCTTCTGGGTATCACCAGAGCGTCGCTGTCCACCGAGTCATTCATCTCGGCAGCATCGTTCCAGGAGACCACCAGGGTGCTTACCGAGGCGGCCATTGCCGGCAAGGTGGATTACCTGTTGGGTCTTAAAGAGAACGTGATCATCGGTCACCTGATTCCGGCCGGCACCGGCATCGAGCGGTACCGCGAAATCAAGGTCGAGCACGATGAGTTGCCACCGGTAGAAGTAAGCGAGAAGACAACAGAGACTACCGTGGCGGACATTTTCAAAGAAAACGCTTGACAGTTACGCTCGTGCCGGTAAATTGCGAGTCTCTTTTTGAGGATTTTGGAAAGTAACGTATATCGGAGTAGATTTGCCGACTATTAACCAACTAATCCGTATTGGACGGACGCAGGTAGTTGAAAAAACGAAGACCCCGGCGCTGGGCTCGTCGCCGCAGAAACGCGGTGTCTGCACGCGCGTGTACACCTCCACGCCCAAGAAGCCGAACTCGGCTCTGCGCAAGGTCGCGCGTGTCCGTCTGACCAATCAGATGGAAGTGACCGCCTACATCCCGGGTGAAGGGCACAACCTTCAGGAACACTCCATCGTGCTGATTCGCGGCGGCCGTGTGAAAGATCTGCCGGGTGTGCGGTACCATATCATTCGCGGTACCATGGACACGTCCGGCGTGAATGATCGCAAACGGGGTCGCTCCAAATACGGCGCCAAGAGACCAAAGTCGTAAAGGGTGATGACAGATGCCTCGAAGAGGGACAATTTCGGAACGAGGGATACAGCCGGACTACAAGTACGGCGACCGGGTCATTTCGCAGTTCGTCGCCTGCCTCATGAAGCGTGGCAAGCGCTCGACCGCGGAGGGGATCATGTACTCGGCCCTCGATATGCTGGAAAAGAAATCCGGTCAAGGCGGACTGGATATGTTTCATAAGGCGATGAACAACGTCAAGCCGGTGCTGGAAGTTCGCTCGCGGCGGGTTGGCGGCGCCACCTATCAGGTGCCCGTCGAAGTCCGCCCCGACCGTCGTACCGCGCTGGCCATACGCTGGCTGATATCGTATTCGCAGGCTCGCGGCGAGAAGTCCATGGCCGAACGACTGGCTAGCGAGTTCTTCTCAGCGGCCAATAACGAAGGCGCTTCGATCAAAAAGAAGGAGGATACCCATAAGATGGCCGAGGCCAATAAGGCCTTCGCCCACTTCAAATGGTAAGATTTGCTCTCACCGGAAAGCGTTTGACGTATTCCAACGGGACACCAAATCAACTCCGAGGGTAATTTGCGCGCCAAGTTAAAATAACGAGAAGCTGTTTCACCGGCCCTTCCCACCCTGCTGATTGGAAAGCTCCGGCGGCTCACTTCTCTGGTGATGTCACAGTCGAGATAGAGGAAGATCAGTCAGGGATTTTTTATGCCCAGTAACACCGACCTGCAAAAGGTCAGAAACATCGGTATCATGGCGCACATCGACGCCGGAAAGACCACCACCACGGAGCGTATCCTGTTCTATACGGGCAAGACGCACCGCCTGGGGGAGGTACATGACGGCGCGGCGATCATGGACTGGATGGAGCAGGAAAAGGAGCGCGGCATCACGATCACGTCGGCCGCCACGACCTGCTTGTGGGACGGGCATACCATCAATATCATCGATACTCCCGGCCATGTCGATTTCACGGTCGAGGTCGAGCGTTCGCTGCGCGTCCTGGACGGCGCGGTGGCGCTGTTCTGTGCGGTCGGCGGGGTCGAGCCGCAGTCCGAGACGGTGTGGCGCCAGGCCGACAAGTACAACGTCCCGCGCGTCGCTTACATCAACAAGATGGATCGCGTCGGAGCCAATTTTGCCAACACGCTCAAGGAAATGAATGAGCGGCTGTCAGGCAATTGCGTGCCGATTGCCATTCC from Candidatus Zixiibacteriota bacterium includes the following:
- the rpsL gene encoding 30S ribosomal protein S12 translates to MPTINQLIRIGRTQVVEKTKTPALGSSPQKRGVCTRVYTSTPKKPNSALRKVARVRLTNQMEVTAYIPGEGHNLQEHSIVLIRGGRVKDLPGVRYHIIRGTMDTSGVNDRKRGRSKYGAKRPKS
- the rpsG gene encoding 30S ribosomal protein S7; this translates as MPRRGTISERGIQPDYKYGDRVISQFVACLMKRGKRSTAEGIMYSALDMLEKKSGQGGLDMFHKAMNNVKPVLEVRSRRVGGATYQVPVEVRPDRRTALAIRWLISYSQARGEKSMAERLASEFFSAANNEGASIKKKEDTHKMAEANKAFAHFKW